TGGATGACGGGACTGAGCGAAATATGACCACATCCCGGTCGTTGGATCTCGGGCGCAATCGCGCGAGCCGGCGCCCGCTGGTGCGGAGGAGGCCCATGGCCCGTGGACCGTGATTTCATGGGTCGTCGCCCTCCGAAGTGGCCGGATTCCCCCTCCAGGACTGGGATCCAGCCTTGGGACAAGCAAGCAGAGGCCACACGCCgccgctggcgctggcgttgGCCAAGCTGTCTCTGTCTGGCTCAACACATCAACTTcgtggctgggctggcccgCCAGCAAACCTCGCACAAAGAAACACAAGGACCCGGGGCGGGCTAGCTAGGACACAGTGCCAACGCGACACCACGCCAGCAGCTAGGTCATGACAAGACTGATGACTGTCGTCTACGGTATTTCCGACCCATGGCCGCTTGCCCTCGGGTCTTGGGGTTGCGCTGTGGCGGTCTCAATGAGCCACTTGCCAGGAATCATGTCTCACATCCTTCCGCCGTCCTCAGTTTGTCTCTCTCTGCCATTGTTGCCTCTCCCTTGAGAAGGACTCGGCGGGCTGACGGGAGTGGAGGAGAAAGATCGACGATGCTCAGACAGCCCCAATCTCGTCCAGACCCAgatttcttttctctctttccGCTTTGTTGAGTCCATCCCAGCCAGTCGCCAACAGTCGCCGGCTGCTTCAGCTTCCACGAGAGTTTCGATGGACTTGATCCAAGGAGCCCACTCAGTTGCCAAAACTCGGGAACCGGTCAGCCACCCGGGCGTCCAAGACATGTGAAGTCTCTGTACTCGGTACATTGTACAAACGCGCAGGGGACGTTCATGTTTGCTTCCCTAGCCCTCGCACCTATCATGCTGATGATTTTGGTGCCACCGCTTGGCCGCCTCCCACGTCAATTGCCCTTGCACATTGCTTCGCCGGGCCGGGCTGCGCGGAATTgactttttttcctttttctttttcccttgTTTGACCTGACCGACTTTTTTGCGATCCGTGTACTCGATGAAATCGACATGAGATGATATTAAAGATGAGAACGTGTCTTGATTGTCACTGGGTCCCGGATGCAATGTCGACACGCGAAAGCAACGCAAGGGTCTTTGTTCTCGGAGCTTTTCTTCTACTCTAGCTTTGCAGGCCCAGCAAGATGGACGATGTACGGTAACTTGGCCAAGGAAGAGGGGTCCTTGGAAAGTTGGTCGGTGCTATTCCGACCGGGGTTCTCGTCTATGGGTGGGGATCCTGATCAGTGAGTGATGAGTACGTAGTAGGCGCTGACCGACCTCCGATTTTCGCCTTGGTGCTCGGACAAGATGGGGCAGCAGCACTATCTCCGTTGAGTTTGTGACATTGCAATCGTGGTCATAGTAGATCGAGACTTTTGTCTGGCTTGTCTGAGGAATTCTCTAGCGAGATCAAGTCCTGGGGGGCCGTTGGCTGAGATATAACAAGCTTCGTGAATCCGTAGATCTCATGCTGCCCATCTGGCATAGCATGACAGACGGAGGGATACCCTACTCACGCACCGTTGGCCGGGTATGCAAGATGCATAAGTGCTACCAGGGCGAATGTGACAGGGCCGGGCTGGTCCTCCTGGGGTGCATGCCAATGCACACACAAGAGGCCGGTCCCGGAAGGTGTGCATAAGTGGAGGTACGATGGTCTTCAGTGCAGATGAAACACATCTAACCACGAGGCTGAGGGCGGCGCCATGGGAAAAGCCGATAAACGACCATGGTGTTTGATATCCCCAAGTCGAGCAGTATTTTTCGTATCTGGATGGCGCTCTCGCCGTGGCCGAGAGAGGCGGGGCATTTCAAGAAAGAGCCAGAGACATGGAGTCCTGGAACAGCCCGGCCAGACAAAACCCCCGCCAGATTTAAAGTTCCTTCCCCACTCTGCTACCTTCCCAGTTGAGTAGGAGGTGCCTTAGGTAAGGAACTACGAGGCACAGCGCCAGCCTGCAAAGTTTTCGGCGATAAGAGGTCATTCACAGATTTCTCTCTGTGCCCTGACATATGATGAATGCTACCATGCATGCTTAGTTTTGTGGCACTGCggacgatggcttcatctccaactcAATTCCCAGCTTTCGAGTTAGTCAATGGCGGCGGTTGGGTGTAATGACTCCCTATTTTGGGCATACTGGGGCGTGCAGGATCATGTCCAGGTctacaagaaaagaaagaggtTGGCGTTGACATCAACGCCCATGTCGGGCAGGCCGAGGATCAAGCATAGGATCTCTGATTTCTCTCGGCCGAGGGGACGCCTCGCTTGCCAAACCCCAGGCGGTTACGTACATGACGTTGGTTCGAGGCTGCGGTTATGATTGCATACTGGTCCAGTGATGAACAGTCCAAGTTTGATAGAGCTCCAGCTTTGAAGCCTGAGGTACAAGCCAGTGACCACAACCAAAGGATGAATGAAAAAAGAAACCTTACGTAAAAGAAGGAGGCGTCAAAGTGACGACGGCATCAGGCATTGGCTCAGCATCTGTGTCAACGTCGGAACGCAAGGTGTCCAGAACTGAGATGAGCCTGGCATCGTTGGATCGGGGACGATCTGGCATTTCACATCGCATCAAGACACGCAGCAaagggcaaggcaaggcaaggcactGCAAGAGACGCCGACTGCATTTCCAGAAGTTTTACCACGAGCCAGGGCTTGTCGGCCGTCATGTCGGCACCAAGGGCCGGGGCGCGCATCGCATTTCCGTGCCACTACAGAGGATGGCCAAGCGTGCAGAAGCTCCGTGGGGACCATGTGCCCAGATGCAAGATTCCGCTGCGACTAAGGCAAAGCTTCTCTCATCCGGCCACTGGGGTCCCCTGGAGGTCAAGGGAGGGcatggagggagggaggcTGGGAAAGGGGAGCCCGCGGGGGACCGAGAGAGTCGAGAACCCCGTCAGAAGAAAGGACAATGTCTCGCGGGAATCGAGCATATTCCTTGCGGCCGCCCAGAACCGCGCGAGGTCGGGGAGTTTGGCTAGCTAGCCTAGCACCATGAGATGGATCTTGTGACAGCGAGAAAAAAGGAATACGGTACGCGATACAATGTAGGGAGTACATGGGCTCGACGCCGGTAAGCGAACCAGTCGAACATGAGCCCGCCTGTGGCTATGCTTGGAATTAACGCAGGtaccaggccaggccaggacCAGGACGCATCCCCAATTTGAGGACAGGTCGAAACACAGCTTGGAAACCTCGAGTCTCCGTCGGGGTCTTGACTTGATAGACTCCCGTCGGGAAAAGGCTTGACTGTCGTGCAGTTGAGATCTCGCCATATCCCCACCAGGCAATTGCTTTTTATATCATCCCAACGTCGTTTTTTTGCCCCCACCAAAGCAAGTAATACAGGATGCTTGCAGGTCGAGCTCTACTGGACCAGAACCATCCATGTCTTCCAGAGCTCGCAAGTCGCTCCTCGAATGGCGCGCCATCCGATATTGGagagcatcatcaccaacgcACCTACCTGGGTAGCTTGGAGCCGAGGGTCGGGAGCTTGAAAGAGGAAGGAGCGGTCGCGCACTGTGACAGGCATTAGCAAGTACCGGTACTTCGCGCCGAAAACCCCGATCTCATCCCGCCCGCCTCTAACCTCCACCATCACCGACGTCCACTCTAATCCGCCTCACCCAtggatcccatcccatcaaaCAACACCAGCTTGCCATTCTCTTTCCCTTCTCAGCCAGCGCGACTGTCCCTGTCGAATTGATCGTTGCACTCTAATCTAGAATTTCATGTACCGATTGACGAGGGTAGGCCCATTCGAAGCACCCCTCCTCTGTCGCCTTCGTCATTCGCTCGCCGGCTGCCCTCCATGGCCAGGGATTGCGATGCTGGCTCTCAGCCGTTGATGGAGCTAGCAAGGATGTGGAGCAAGAGCGTTTTTTCCCAACGCGCCAGGCGATTTGTTGTCGCTGGTTGGCTGACTGGCCCTATTTTTCGGCGGACACTTTCGCACAATCGCACCCAGTCTGACCATCAGCCCAGGGCGATTATCGCTATCAGAGATCAGGCACTCTGCTTGGCCAACTGGAGTGCTCCTTGGGTCTTGGTGGTCGGGACAGCTTGACAGCTGGCTGCCCCCGACTGGCTGCACCGCGTTGCCCAGCACGTTTCAACGGAGGACACATGTCCAGCCACACTGGATGACCGGAGCCCTCAGGAAAGCCTCCTTTCTATCCTGGATCTAGGCCTCTTGTCTCACCCGGCCTGGCCAGAGAGAATCCACATCTACAGACCACGCGTAGATGGGGTGTCTTGAGACAAGAGATGGCAGCCCGAGAGACACCCAGCCCTGAAGACATTGAATGACAACTCGCCCCAGCCTTCCCGTCTCATCGACACATATCATATCCATGATAGATTGACTGACAGATGCCAGCAGCCCCGCATCGGAAAGTTGAGGCTTTTCGCTCCTCTCACAAAGACCCTCACCCCATTGTCGTCGGATATGCCCGCCTGCCACATATAGCTCTCAACACAAGGGACAAGTAGAGGAGAAGACTTTGCTTTTTTCTAGACTCGTCGTACCATGCTGTTCTACCTAGCTGCCGCTAGCCCGCAACAGCCCAGGATGCGAGAAACCCAAACTCGAGTCTTCAACGCAAGCAAGCAGCCGGATGCCCGAGGAACCCATGACAGCGGCCATACTACCGTATCGACGTTCGTCCTCAGCCATGTTCCGGCAACATACATGAGCCCGCCTGGGTGCGGACTTGGGGATGAGCCTCATCTCGTACACCTGTTATCCATGGCGAGCCAATCTCTCAGACATCCCGTCAACCGGCCTGAGACCTCGCAAACGTTGATTGAACCACAGCCACCTGGTCGATTGGGTAATGATGTGCCTTAGTTCCCGAGCACAACTGCCTTGCAAGTTGCGGGGTCTCGTCTGTTTGACTATCACCTCAACCGGCCACGCGGCGCAGCTCTCAGCCGGTTGTCGTTGAGGAGTTGTGTTGCTTGATGAAGCTGGTCCTGCCTGAACAGCGCCACCTCATTTGCCCAACAATCAGATAAACCTGGGAAACACGGTACACAGCGGGAACCGGTAATACTAGCAAGGACGATTTGCGGAGATTGTCTCTGCAAAGCTTCCAACGGTGGCAGGCCTTAAGACAATGGCCGGGCTTGGGCCCTGCTCAGACGAGATTGGAAACCCATCCGGATACTATCGTCATTGTTGACTTCTCCATCAGCCTCTTGAAACCCTGCACGTGATGGCAAGGAATGGGTGATTCAGAGAGAGGGACCTTGTTGGTGAGCCCCCCGTCGATAGGTCTCACATTCCCGGCTCGACTCGACCTGTCTCAGCCCTCTGGCAAACAATCCGGATACGAAACGCTTCAATCGTTCTATCTGCCGGCACCCGGACGTCAGTTTGGCAGTGTATGAATGGCCTCGTGGCGTGATGAATGCATACCCTCCGTCATCATCCGTgatgcccatgcccatgtttCTGCAAGCCCCCGGAAGGGCTGAGCTTTCTTTTGCTGGTCGATTCAAACTTCCCCTCCAGAAGCTCCAGTCCCTGCAGCCGCCTTCTCTCCCGGTCAGCAGGGATGGCAGGGGGATCATGTTGGCTTGAGCACTCGCATGTTCTGCACAGCGGCTATGTAGTGCATGTCTAGAACATGACCAATGAAAGCTGCAGAAAGATCGGGAAGAATGAGCATGGGTCCCCTGGCTGGGGGCGTTTCAGCGACCCCCAGCCGTCTGCTAGCCAGTGCGCGAGCCCTTTGCGTCTAAGCCGGCCAACGACTGGGCTGCCTTTGCTCGTGGCCACCGTGGGGGAATCGACAATGGCCAAGAATTAACGAGCCGAGTCGCCACATTTGCCTCCTAGGGCGTTAGGGCCGTCCAATTCCTAGCACACCGGTGCCCGTTAGCCAGCTCTTGGTGGGGGATCCTGGCGTTAGGCTACCCGTTCGTCTCGCTGTCAGATGCGAGATGGGCACAGTGAGAAGAGCGGCCGAGAAACAGCTGGCTAGCTGGGTGCTGACAAAAGTGCCCCCCAGGACTTGACCTGACTGACCTGACTGGGAAGCCGTTCGGTTTTCGGCCTTGGACTCCGGCCGAGATGCAACTCGATTTCACACTCATATCGGCACCGGTTGTGTCTTGCAGCGGGGCAGACGTCAAGACAGCCCGAGGCATTTCTTCTGGCCTCGGGATGGACAACCACGCCATGTGCTGCTGGCTGGTCGCCTCCAGGCCAGGATATCGATTCAGATTGACCGTCAGGATAACAATTGCCTGGCCACCAAACCAGGTAAGGCAAGCAAGCCGCGTACCGCCGGGCCGACCGTCTCTCAACACAACACGTCTATCGCCTGGTGGTcggtctggtctggttcCTCGAGCTGGCTGATTAGGGAGCCGTGATGGCACTCTGCTCTGGGCCGGTCACTGGATCTCAACCCAATGAGCGTCCACCACGTCTTTTGGCACACCACCATTGCAAGCCAGCGGCCATCACCACCCCCAACGACCAGCGCGAAGGGTTCAGTAGGTCGATGGTCATCAGATTCGATTCGACCCTGCTCCTCAGCCAAGGGCCCCCTTTTGTCTATTTTTGTCTGCATCGTTGACTAGGCTTGGTTCTTGAATTCCAGCAGCAGGCGGCCGGCCGCCTAGGCGAGGGCAATCATGAATCCATACGCGGGTACAAGTTCCGGGGAAGTCCACGACGCAGACGCCAGCCCAGCAGACTGGGCAGCCGGGCGGGAAGCCCAGCAGTTGCAGCAGCGTCCCGCCGACGGGCAACGGTCCGCTGAGGATTGATTGCCTGCCCTGCGGCGAAGGGTGCGGCGCCTGGTTGGTGAAGTCAGTTCTGCTAGAGACGGACGGCAGACAGCCACTCCAGCTCCGGGATATTTCGCCCAGTGCCCTGCCACGGTGCCATCGCATCCATAACCCCGGCCTCCCGAGCTCGGGGCTTTGTCCACATACTGCCGCTGCGCTTCTCAATCCATCCCCAGATGCGATCTGGCAGCGCTTAGTGCGCTCCTGTGCTCTGCCCTCCGCCCGGGACTGCTTGGAGATCTGACCTGTGCTTGCATGCGCATCCAGCTCTATAATTACTACTCTCCTGCCTACGCAGCATGCCGATTGAGTTCTCAATGATGGTCTCgggccctcctcctcagtggTTTCCGAATCACGTTGAAAAGGGCACCAGGATACCGTCCGTTTTCCGCGCCCCGATGAGAACCCTTTGAGGCCTAGTGCTGCCCTCACCGCTACTCTCTCGCCCGAATGTACCTCCAAGTGTGAGAGAGGTACCGGCCCTAGAACAACACCCTCCCTTGCATGGCTTGACAGGGGTGGCCCTGCGTGGGAAGCGGGCCATGATAACGGCACCACTTCCCTGCCAGCTCACTTGGTGGCCCCGCTTGGCCACGACGAAACAGATCTTGAGGGAAGCAGCCAACGAAAGCCATCGGTGGGTGCGTCGCTCCCTGTCAGCGTGCTGGGGGGCTTGACGGGTAGGAAGCATGTAGCATGTACTCCGCATGCTAGTGAGGATCCACGGCGGCATCAAAGAAGAAACAGAGACGAAAAAGGACGACTGTGCGACCCAGGCTGCTCTCATCGAGATATTGCAGGATCGCATCATGATGATTATGGCGGGCAGATGAGGTGCTACTGCCTCATGGAAGCAGGTTCCACATCACAGTCGGAGAGCAGTTCAGAGTCAAGGATCCCACCTCTCATGGCAGACCAGCAGGGCGGTTGGAGAGAGGAGGGCATGTACAGAAGCAAGAGGCTGTGAATGAGGATCTAACCGTTGACTTGCCCACTACATTAGCCTTCCCGCGCAACACGCAGCGGGGTGTaggagggatggatgggggaCAACATGGCTATCCACCTGCCAACTAATGTACGAGGAGCCCTCATGCGTGCGTGCATGCAGGACAACCGTGGTTATTTTATGTGCGGATATGTACATACATACATGGCTACTACGACactgatgggatgggggagAGGCTCCCTGGGCGGCCATACGACCTATCTGCTCGAGACACATGCCCAGACTCTGGGGGGACAGGCAGAGACGATCGAGCACTCAGGACATATCTGCTGACATTTTTCTGGACGAGATCCTGGTCCCCACCAGGGTGGTTATTGGGGGCGTGAATAGACGGGGCCAGGCGTTGGGCTGGTGAGATGGAGTTGGAAGGGGGCGTTTGATGAAGCATCCGGTCGGTGGCATCCTGATCATGTGTGTGTGCATCTGCCAGGGCCGTATCAAAGAGGAGGGACAGACATGTACGGGATTCCCGTTGCCCCTTGAGCCCTGCCCGAGGATGCTGCTACCCGCGATGCAAAGTCTCACTCCACAACAGCTTCACGGCAGTCAATTGCGTCTTTATGTCCGGAGAAGGAAGCTTCGATAGGTCGACAAGGCGTAGCGACGGGATGTGGGCTGCAGGTATGATCCGCATATGTGCAGATAGAGGTGGTGCTAGAAccgcttgcttgcttgcttggttTCCTGGAGAAGGAAGGGGAGGGAGGCCTGGAAAGGGCAACTAGCTGGCTGGCCAGCTGGGGGGGGGAGGGAGCTGGGGGGTTGGTGGCAATCGACGTTTGGCAGGAAGAGGGTGATTGTCGCGAACGCCTCATCCTTGATGGTCTCAGTTCCCGCAATCCTGGTCGGACGATGTGCGAAAACATGGCAATGGCAGAGCTAGGGACCACGGTCGAGGCTGGGGGCCAAGTACGAGAGAGGGGTTCCAAGGGGACGATCGACCGGGAAGGGTCGCGTTGGGCGCTCGGCTCGGGGTCGGCGATCGAAGGAAGGCTGGTGGTTCCCGGGAGTCGTCGACTTGACGATGAGTGAGGGGTCGGGGCAAGATatggcgaggatgaagggggagagaagagggatcGCCCCGGGATCATGAACGGAAGTTGTCCATCTCGAGCTGACTGACAGACACGGGCCGccgggtggtggtggtggtggtaatggtggtggttgtgagaggaagggaagggacgCGAGGGACGGGCCTTGACAGGCTACAGGGGaacaccatccatcatctgtCAGGCTCACTGCatcgcttgcttgcttgcttgcttgtttgcttgcttgttcgAGTCTTGGAGATTGTTGTTGGTGACTGACGTTGGTGACTGACTGACATTGAGCTCAGGGACCCCGTGTATTGCGTGAACCATGATGGGCAGATGCGAGACGGGCATTGTATTGGAGCATCCATGCCAGCAGAGATTCCAATGCAGGGTTCCAAACCTCTTGATGGCCCGGGCGTTCTTGGGTTCAAAGACTTGAGGCAATCTGGGATTCATCAGGAGACAGCTGAGGTCGATGATGGCACCAAGCATAGCATAGCATGGACACGGCAACGCCCGCAGCAGTGAGACAGGCTAGAGGACAGGACCTGGAGATGGTGCATGCGATGCCATGCTATGTATGCTCTGCCGCGCCTCGCCATGCCATGTCATGTCATGCCcatgccaatgccaatgctATACCTGGGGGAGTgacggatggatggcatgccatgccatgttcTACATGGCCGCGTggtgcggcggcggcggcggcgagccATCTGCGCGTGAGAAGATcaaacaagcaagcaagcaagcaggcaaagcaaagcaaggtAGGTAAAGGCCAGGCAGGTATGTCAGCCCTGCGCAGCTTGAATGATGCACATCACGATTGCAGCTTTGCATTGGATTGCATGCATCTGGCGACAAAGTGGAGAGATGAGCGACGCAATTGGGTGTGAGAGATCTCGCTTGGGACTGACTACGGTGACACAGACCAAGTTGGTCAATTGACTTGGTTGGCTGTTGATGATTTTCAAGACTCGACTGTGGCTGTATCTTGAGAAGCTGAGCCATTTCGCGCTTGATGGTGCGATTGCCAGTTATGAGCTGTGAGTGGCCTGAGACGGTCATGAGTGAGTTTCGGGGCTCATCTAAGCGTGGCTTCGTCCTTTCAAGGCCTCCAACCGATATAAGAGAGGATTGGCTTACCCTAGGGACATGAGATAGGGCAGAGTTTGAGCCATGAACCATGACGAGATATTCATTCAGGGTCAAATGCCCCTTGAAAATTTTCATAATGATCAAGCTAAACAAGAGGCGTGTGTTGAGCCTGGGTGTGTAATGATGAAGTTGATAACGATTCATGAATGAGTaagtgagtgagtgaagTGAAGTATCTCCTATTGCATTCCTAGCAGGCACGCGAAATAAGCTCTCATGTGACTTCGCGTTCGAGGTTGGAGGGGCAATCAACCATCAGACGTGGCCAGTGTCACTCGCACGCGCCAACGCGGGTCATGACGACAAAGAATGTCAAAATGTAGCGTGAATTGACTCTCACTCGATTAAAAAACCCACATGACACGCCTGGGTCTGCGCAGAAACACCGCCGCGCTCGAGTGATCATCTAGCTGTATCACCAAGCTCGTCAGTTTCTCTGTCATGCCGCCAAAGCAACCCTTCCCCAAGGCCGCAGAACCTCTTCATGGCGCCTCGTTCGACCCGTGGAACTCATCGTCAACCGGTCACCAGCGCCCGGAGAACAACCCGGGCACAGGCTGGCGTGAGTCTCGAAACCGCAAACTCAACAGCCAGTTCCGCGGCGGCTCAGCTGGAGGGGAGCGGATGAGCGACACCTGGGGTGTCGGTGCCGAGGACTACGATGAGAAGCGCAAAGCTATTGTTCCCAAGGCTGCGAGGGAGAGGGCTCAGCGGAGTGTGAGAGACATGCTTGTTCAGCCAggaaagatgaaggagagtctggctgaggaggaacAGGTCGAGGGTGGTCTCACAAGCGAGGAGGcgttgatggagaagaggaagcaagAAGATGAAA
This region of Fusarium falciforme chromosome 5, complete sequence genomic DNA includes:
- a CDS encoding BRCT domain-containing protein, with amino-acid sequence MPPKQPFPKAAEPLHGASFDPWNSSSTGHQRPENNPGTGWRESRNRKLNSQFRGGSAGGERMSDTWGVGAEDYDEKRKAIVPKAARERAQRSVRDMLVQPGKMKESLAEEEQVEGGLTSEEALMEKRKQEDETKKEDRRIFDGVVVYVNGSTFPLISDHKLKHLLTEHGGQMSLHLGRRRVTHVIVGRPAGGLAGGKMEKEIRKVGGCGVKFVGAEWVLESLKAGKRLPEARFSNMKVAAKAQGSVYGMFAKHPTGQSSKE